The Lycium barbarum isolate Lr01 chromosome 9, ASM1917538v2, whole genome shotgun sequence genome has a segment encoding these proteins:
- the LOC132609683 gene encoding inactive poly [ADP-ribose] polymerase RCD1-like isoform X4, producing MESKFGKVLDRSRNIDVDLKRKRAARCETHLFGATHMILPVRSSLNSSIHPLGKRRKINGSKIRCAGGEFHQRKSLLRYYLNLRKTGLPQRLMYYQKGQWTDFPEDIVSMTKQDLLIKKSVIEVAFNGKNYVLDFFHMMLLDLKSGLQQPIAWIDDAGKCFFPEVFASCDELHGCYHCEDNDCMDVDSETEGSNDLEMRLEIEINGADVSSLKEASGESDAIVEQVNFCHKPAAKYCNAKVGENCVRMSGTKAKDDSVEYHQMVENAVGSYDSMWEHLDPDAVSEMFLKGISSPASANVIGLQRISSTFMEVRKELFQKQVEITRKQRGDAPLSYAWLPSSKGMIMSIMKYGLANYDPSRTKSRYGIGVHLFPANCTEISAKYSDVDENGVQYMILCRVIMGNMELVCPGSKQFHPSSEDFDNGVDSLENPKCYVVWNMNMSTHIYPEYVVSFKFSPDAEGYLVGNKSPTDVSADISLETRAQLMSLLSAVVRALCIREVIAIRIH from the exons ATGGAATCAAAATTCGGAAAGGTATTGGATAGAAGCCGAAACATTGATGTTGACTTGAAGAGAAAGCGGGCAGCCCGATGTGAGACCCATCTCTTTGGGGCTACCCACATGATATTGCCAGTTCGATCCTCGCTGAATTCATCAATCCACCCGCTTGGAAAGCGGAGGAAGATAAATGGTTCAAAAATCAGGTGTGCTGGCGGCGAATTTCACCAAAGAAAATCTCTGCTTAGATATTATCTCAATTTAAGGAAAACTGGGCTTCCACAACGTTTGATGTACTATCAAAAGGGTCAGTGGACTGATTTCCCCGAGGACATTGTGTCAATGACTAAGCAAGATCTCCTGATAAAGAAATCAGTGATAGAGGTGGCGTTCAATGGTAAAAACTATGTGCTTGATTTCTTCCATATGATGCTGTTGGACTTGAAGTCAGGTCTGCAGCAACCTATTGCATGGATTGATGATGCAGGCAAGTGTTTTTTCCCGGAAGTCTTTGCTAGTTGTGATGAACTGCATGGGTGTTATCACTGTGAAGACAATGACTGCATGGACGTAGATTCTGAGACAGAGGGATCCAATGATCTTGAGATGCGACTGGAGATTGAAATTAATGGAGCAGATGTATCAAGTTTGAAGGAAGCTAGCGGAGAGTCCGATGCTATTGTTGAGCAAGTAAACTTTTGTCACAAACCTGCAGCAAAATATTGCAATGCAAAAGTTGGTGAAAATTGTGTCAGAATGTCAGGTACGAAAGCCAAGGATGACTCTGTGGAATATCATCAAATGGTGGAAAATGCTGTTGGCAGCTATGACTCTATGTGGGAACATCTGGACCCTGATGCTGTGAGTGAGATGTTTCTCAAAGGTATTAGTTCACCTGCTAGTGCAAATGTAATTGGATTGCAGCGTATTTCAAGCACTTTCATGGAAGTTCGAAAGGAACTCTTTCAAAAGCAAGTGGAAATTACAAGGAAGCAGCGTGGGGATGCCCCTCTTAGTTATGCTTGGCTTCCTTCTTCTAAAGGAATGATTATGAGTATCATGAAATATGGGCTTGCTAATTATGATCCATCCAGAACCAAGTCCAGATACGGCATTGGTGTTCATCTTTTTCCTGCCAACTGTACTGAGATCAG TGCAAAGTATTCTGATGTTGACGAAAATGGTGTACAATACATGATATTGTGCCGTGTAATAATGGGAAACATGGAACTAGTTTGTCCTGGATCTAAGCAGTTCCATCCCAGTAGTGAGGATTTCGATAATGGTGTTGATAGCCTTGAAAATCCGAAGTGTTATGTAGTCTggaatatgaatatgagtacTCATATCTATCCAGAATACGTCGTCAGTTTCAAGTTCTCTCCTGATGCTGAAG